Proteins from a genomic interval of Arvicola amphibius chromosome 10, mArvAmp1.2, whole genome shotgun sequence:
- the LOC121677330 gene encoding extensin-like yields MFKKGAYIKDITLRDTLLKVIVLTIGITSLSSAAAPLTWPPISASFHHSPLKSLLSPPHLLSPPPSHPPPPPPSHPPPPPPSHPPPPPPSHPSSPPPSHPPPPPPSHPPPPPPSHPPPPPPSHPPPPPPSHPSSPPPSHPPPPPPSHPPPPPPSHPPPPPPSHPPPPPPSHPPPPPPPHLLSPPPSHPPSPPHSHPPPPPPPHLLSPPPSHPPSPPHSHPPPPPPPHLLSPPPSHPPSPPHSHPPPPPPPHLLSPPPSHPPSPPPSHPPSPPPSHPPSPPPSHPPPPPPSHPPPPPPSHPPPPPPSHPPPPPPSHPPPPPPSHPPPPPPSHPPPPPPSHPPPPPPSHPPPPPPSHPPPPPPSHPPPPPPSHPPPPPPSHPPLPLYSHPPLPLPLHPPSPPYSRPLSPLYSHPLSLSHSHPTSPPHSHPPTPPSSHPPTPPSSHPPSPPSSHSSSPPPSHPPLPPSSHLPSPPSSHLPSPPHTHPHLHPSFPLHLHPFSPIPSAHGHS; encoded by the coding sequence ATGTTTAAAAAAGGGGCCTACATCAAGGATATTACTCTAAGAGACACTCTTCTCAAAGTGATTGTTCTCACCATTGGCATCACCTCCCTGTCCTCAGCAGCAGCACCACTAACATGGCCACCAATATCGGCATCATTCCATCACTCACCACTCAAGTCTCTCTTATCACCTCCACACCTACTGTCACCTCCACCTTCACACCCACCCCCGCCTCCACCTTCACACCCACCCCCGCCTCCACCTTCACACCCACCCCCGCCTCCACCTTCACACCCATCCTCGCCTCCACCTTCACACCCACCCCCGCCTCCACCTTCACACCCACCCCCGCCTCCACCTTCACACCCACCCCCGCCTCCACCTTCACACCCACCCCCGCCTCCACCTTCACACCCATCCTCGCCTCCACCTTCACACCCACCCCCGCCTCCACCTTCACACCCACCCCCGCCTCCACCTTCACACCCACCCCCGCCTCCACCTTCACACCCACCCCCGCCTCCACCTTCACACCCACCCCCGCCTCCACCTCCACACCTACTGTCACCTCCACCTTCACACCCACCCTCACCTCCACATTCACACCCACCCCCGCCTCCACCTCCACACCTACTGTCACCTCCACCTTCACACCCACCCTCACCTCCACATTCACACCCACCCCCGCCTCCACCCCCACACCTACTGTCACCTCCACCTTCACACCCACCCTCACCTCCACATTCACACCCACCCCCGCCTCCACCTCCACACCTACTGTCACCTCCACCTTCACAcccaccctcacctccaccttcacacccaccctcacctccaccttCACACCCACCCTCGCCTCCACCTTCACACCCACCCCCGCCTCCACCTTCACACCCACCCCCGCCTCCACCTTCACACCCACCCCCGCCTCCACCTTCACACCCACCCCCGCCTCCACCTTCACACCCACCCCCGCCTCCACCTTCACACCCACCCCCGCCTCCACCTTCACACCCACCCCCGCCTCCACCTTCACACCCACCCCCGCCTCCACCTTCACACCCACCCCCGCCTCCACCTTCACACCCACCCCCGCCTCCACCTTCACACCCCCCCCCGCCTCCACCTTCACACCCACCCCCGCCTCCACCTTCACACCCACCCTTGCCTCTATATTCACACCCACCCTTGCCTCTACCTTTACATCCACCCTCGCCTCCATATTCACGCCCACTCTCACCTCTATATTCACACCCACTCTCACTTTCACATTCACATCCAACTTCACCTCCACattcacacccacccacacctccatcttcacacccacccacacctccaTCTTCACACCCACCCTCACCTCCATCTTCACACTCATCCTCACCTCCACCTTCACACCCACCCTTGCCGCCATCTTCACACCTGCCTTCCCCTCCATCTTCACACCTACCCTCACCACCTCACAcccaccctcacctccaccctAGTTTTCCTCTTCACCTCCACCCATTCTCACCTATACCATCTGCTCATGGCCACAGTTGA